Proteins found in one Rhodobacter capsulatus SB 1003 genomic segment:
- the glmM gene encoding phosphoglucosamine mutase, which produces MTRKLFGTDGVRGEANSWPMTAEMALKLGAAAGRYFRRDGRNGHRVVIGKDTRLSGYMLENALTAGLTSTGMNVLLLGPVPTPAVGYLTRSMRADLGIMISASHNPAKDNGIKFFGPDGFKLSDEAELEIEALVAGEIRLAQPMNIGRAKRIDDGLGRYVEYAKTTFPARDRLAGLKVVIDCAHGAAYKAAPQVLWELGCEVIEIGTKPNGLNINDKCGSTHTRAAAEAVVAHGADLGISLDGDADRVMILDENGLVADGDQIMALFAARWAEAGLLRGGALVATVMSNLGLERFLTGRGLALERTAVGDRYVVERMRAGGFNLGGEQSGHIVMTDYATTGDGLMAGLQFLAAMAETGKPASELTRQFETVPQMLKNVKFKAGQAPLDNENVRKVIAEAEGKIAGQGRILIRKSGTEPLIRVMAECEDAGLLTETVEGIVAAVEQATA; this is translated from the coding sequence ATGACGCGGAAACTTTTCGGCACTGACGGGGTGCGGGGCGAGGCCAACAGCTGGCCGATGACGGCCGAGATGGCGCTGAAACTGGGCGCGGCAGCGGGGCGGTATTTCCGCCGCGACGGCCGCAACGGGCATCGGGTGGTGATCGGCAAGGACACCCGGCTTTCGGGCTACATGCTGGAAAACGCGCTGACGGCGGGGCTGACCTCGACCGGGATGAACGTGCTGCTCCTCGGCCCGGTGCCGACGCCCGCGGTGGGCTATCTGACGCGCTCGATGCGGGCGGATCTGGGGATCATGATCTCGGCCAGCCACAACCCGGCAAAGGACAACGGAATCAAGTTCTTCGGCCCCGATGGCTTCAAGCTGTCGGACGAGGCCGAGCTGGAGATCGAGGCGCTGGTGGCGGGCGAGATCCGCCTGGCGCAGCCGATGAACATTGGCCGGGCGAAGCGGATCGACGACGGGCTGGGGCGCTATGTCGAATATGCCAAGACCACCTTTCCGGCGCGCGACCGGCTGGCCGGGCTGAAAGTGGTGATCGATTGCGCCCATGGCGCCGCCTACAAGGCTGCGCCGCAGGTGCTGTGGGAGCTGGGCTGCGAGGTGATCGAGATCGGCACCAAGCCCAACGGTCTGAACATCAACGACAAATGCGGCTCGACCCACACCCGGGCCGCGGCCGAGGCGGTGGTGGCGCATGGGGCGGATCTGGGGATCTCGCTTGATGGCGATGCCGACCGGGTGATGATCCTGGACGAGAACGGGCTGGTGGCCGATGGCGATCAGATCATGGCGCTCTTTGCGGCGCGTTGGGCCGAGGCGGGGCTTTTGCGCGGCGGCGCGCTGGTGGCCACGGTGATGTCGAACCTGGGGCTGGAGCGCTTCCTGACCGGGCGGGGGCTGGCGCTGGAGCGCACGGCCGTCGGCGATCGCTATGTGGTCGAGCGGATGCGCGCGGGCGGTTTCAACCTGGGCGGCGAGCAATCGGGCCATATCGTGATGACCGATTATGCGACGACGGGCGACGGTCTGATGGCCGGGCTGCAGTTTCTGGCGGCGATGGCCGAGACCGGAAAGCCCGCCTCGGAGCTGACGCGGCAATTCGAGACCGTGCCGCAGATGTTGAAAAACGTAAAGTTCAAGGCCGGTCAGGCGCCGCTTGACAACGAAAATGTTCGAAAAGTGATCGCCGAGGCCGAGGGCAAGATCGCCGGTCAGGGCCGGATCCTGATCCGCAAATCCGGGACCGAGCCGCTCATTCGGGTGATGGCCGAATGCGAGGATGCCGGGCTTCTGACGGAAACGGTCGAGGGGATCGTGGCGGCGGTGGAACAGGCCACCGCCTGA
- a CDS encoding urease accessory protein UreD, whose protein sequence is MFDSATKPRLQRSHGQAAVAFEGARLKGLVQRGSAKALLPHVRGVPEVVFLNTSGGLTAGDTLRYGLDLDAGAKVVATTQAAERAYRAEGEAARVSVAHRVGQGGWLDWLPQETILFDRARLHRETTVDLAEDAGCLLLEAVVLGRAAMGETLHDLHFSDMRRINRSGKPVFLEPFLQNSNLLAKGPRGALLGSARAFATLALCAQGAEDAVGPARAALTVPGVQAAASGFDGKCVVRLLAEDGWPLRQQILQLMGALRRGAPPPRVWQT, encoded by the coding sequence ATGTTCGACTCTGCGACCAAGCCCCGTCTTCAACGCAGCCATGGCCAGGCGGCCGTGGCCTTCGAGGGCGCGCGTCTGAAGGGTCTTGTGCAGCGCGGCTCCGCCAAAGCGCTGCTGCCGCATGTCCGCGGCGTGCCGGAGGTGGTGTTTCTGAACACCTCGGGCGGGCTGACGGCGGGGGATACGCTGCGCTATGGGCTTGATCTGGACGCAGGCGCCAAGGTCGTGGCGACGACGCAGGCGGCCGAACGTGCCTATCGGGCCGAGGGGGAAGCTGCCCGGGTAAGCGTGGCGCATCGGGTGGGGCAGGGCGGCTGGCTGGATTGGCTGCCGCAGGAAACGATCCTGTTCGACCGCGCCCGGCTGCACCGCGAGACCACGGTGGATCTGGCCGAGGATGCCGGGTGCCTGCTGCTGGAAGCGGTGGTCCTGGGTCGGGCCGCGATGGGCGAGACCCTGCATGATTTGCATTTTTCCGACATGCGTCGGATCAACAGGTCTGGAAAGCCCGTCTTTCTTGAGCCCTTCTTGCAGAATTCGAACCTCCTTGCGAAGGGGCCGCGAGGCGCGCTGCTGGGGTCCGCGCGCGCCTTTGCGACGCTGGCTCTTTGCGCGCAGGGCGCCGAAGATGCGGTGGGCCCGGCCCGCGCCGCGCTGACGGTGCCCGGCGTTCAGGCGGCGGCCTCCGGCTTTGATGGCAAATGCGTGGTGCGTCTGCTGGCCGAGGATGGCTGGCCGCTGCGCCAACAGATCCTGCAACTGATGGGCGCTTTGCGACGGGGGGCCCCCCCGCCGCGCGTCTGGCAAACCTGA
- a CDS encoding cell wall hydrolase, whose translation MSVLKSWTGGMLILLALAGGSRAETTVSQSNDPTAVAEQGLMQLLFQERVGLQSVPADRVAAITAAPVPRSWPWQREKAVVAPAAINASWLALQPRARGDAQFECLAQTIYHEARGETLQGQVAVAEVVLNRLDDPRFPKTICGVVGQGGRGGCAFSWTCDGRPDQAADREAWDQAAKIARAMIDGAPRRLTDGATFFHTVGVRPTWTRSYQRTAKIGAHTFYRRPLQTAAVR comes from the coding sequence ATGTCAGTGCTGAAAAGCTGGACGGGGGGGATGCTCATCCTCCTGGCCCTCGCCGGAGGCTCGCGTGCCGAAACGACGGTAAGCCAGTCGAACGATCCCACGGCGGTTGCCGAGCAGGGGCTGATGCAGCTGCTGTTTCAGGAGCGGGTCGGTCTGCAATCGGTGCCGGCCGACCGGGTGGCGGCGATCACTGCCGCGCCGGTGCCGCGCAGCTGGCCTTGGCAACGGGAAAAGGCCGTCGTGGCCCCCGCGGCGATCAACGCAAGCTGGCTGGCGCTGCAGCCCCGCGCGCGCGGCGATGCGCAATTCGAATGTCTGGCCCAGACGATCTATCACGAGGCCCGCGGCGAGACCCTGCAGGGTCAGGTGGCGGTGGCCGAGGTGGTGCTGAACCGGCTGGACGATCCGCGGTTTCCGAAGACGATCTGCGGTGTGGTCGGGCAGGGCGGGCGCGGCGGCTGCGCCTTCAGCTGGACCTGTGACGGGCGCCCGGATCAGGCGGCCGACCGCGAGGCCTGGGATCAGGCGGCGAAAATCGCCCGGGCGATGATCGATGGCGCGCCGCGGCGGCTGACCGATGGCGCCACCTTCTTCCACACCGTCGGCGTGCGTCCGACCTGGACGCGCAGCTATCAGCGCACCGCGAAAATCGGGGCGCATACGTTCTACCGCCGCCCGCTGCAGACCGCGGCGGTCCGCTGA
- the folP gene encoding dihydropteroate synthase, protein MKIFYRPIAQTDALRPAGSLPLAGGWCWFTHAEALTRAGSQGLVPASDIPSELLERLTAPRPALAGVGFDRPSVMGILNVTPDSFSDGGRFDAPEAALAQAQALAAAGADILDIGGESTRPGAAEVPVAEEISRTAPVIAALRAQGFALPVSIDTRKAPVAAAAVAAGAGLVNDVSAMLFDPAMAATVAGSGAALCLMHAQGTPATMQAEPRYDDVLLDVYDHLEARLLAAEAAGIDRARVLLDPGIGFGKTVAHNLALLRGLSLFHGLGCPILLGVSRKRFIGTIAGVDQADARAPGTLSVTLAGLMQGVQMHRVHDVAEVSQGIRLFDAITRGYTP, encoded by the coding sequence ATGAAGATCTTTTATCGCCCGATTGCCCAGACCGATGCCCTGCGTCCTGCGGGGTCGCTGCCGCTGGCAGGCGGCTGGTGCTGGTTCACCCATGCCGAGGCGCTGACGCGCGCGGGCTCGCAAGGGCTTGTGCCGGCCTCGGACATCCCGTCCGAGCTGCTGGAGCGGCTGACCGCGCCGCGCCCGGCCCTGGCCGGGGTGGGCTTTGACCGCCCCTCGGTCATGGGGATCCTGAACGTGACTCCCGACAGCTTTTCCGATGGCGGCCGGTTCGACGCGCCCGAGGCGGCGCTGGCCCAGGCGCAGGCCCTGGCGGCCGCGGGGGCCGACATTCTGGACATCGGCGGCGAGTCGACCCGCCCCGGCGCGGCGGAAGTGCCTGTCGCGGAAGAGATTTCCCGCACCGCCCCGGTGATTGCGGCGCTGCGCGCGCAGGGCTTCGCGCTGCCCGTTTCCATCGACACCCGCAAGGCCCCGGTGGCCGCGGCAGCCGTGGCGGCGGGGGCGGGGCTGGTGAACGATGTTTCCGCGATGCTTTTCGATCCGGCGATGGCCGCGACGGTGGCGGGATCGGGGGCGGCCCTGTGCCTGATGCATGCGCAGGGCACGCCCGCGACGATGCAGGCCGAGCCGCGCTATGACGATGTGCTGCTGGACGTCTACGACCATCTGGAGGCGCGCTTGCTGGCCGCCGAGGCGGCGGGGATCGACCGCGCCCGGGTGCTGCTGGACCCCGGCATCGGCTTTGGCAAGACCGTCGCGCATAATCTGGCGCTCTTGCGCGGGCTCTCGCTCTTTCACGGTCTGGGCTGCCCGATCCTGCTGGGCGTCTCGCGCAAGCGCTTCATCGGCACCATCGCGGGGGTCGATCAGGCCGATGCCCGCGCGCCCGGCACGCTCTCTGTGACGCTGGCGGGGCTGATGCAGGGGGTGCAGATGCACCGGGTGCACGATGTTGCGGAAGTTTCTCAGGGAATTCGACTTTTCGATGCCATCACAAGGGGTTATACGCCATGA
- a CDS encoding urease subunit gamma codes for MNLSPREKEKLLVSLAAMVARNRLARGVKLNHPEAIAIISDFVVEGAREGRSVADLMEAGAQVITRDQCMEGIAEMIHSIQVEATFPDGTKLVTVHHPIR; via the coding sequence ATGAACCTGAGCCCGCGTGAAAAGGAAAAGCTGCTCGTCAGCCTCGCCGCCATGGTGGCGCGCAACCGGCTGGCGCGCGGGGTGAAGCTGAACCACCCCGAAGCCATTGCGATCATTTCCGATTTCGTCGTCGAAGGCGCGCGCGAGGGGCGCAGCGTCGCCGATCTGATGGAGGCGGGCGCCCAGGTCATCACCCGCGATCAGTGCATGGAGGGGATCGCCGAAATGATCCACTCGATCCAGGTCGAGGCGACCTTCCCCGACGGCACCAAGCTTGTCACCGTCCATCACCCGATCCGCTGA
- a CDS encoding urease accessory protein UreF: protein MSTPELDLLGLVQWLSPAFPTGAFAYSHGLEQAVVAGEVRSEAELCDWLSDILEHGAGWNDAVLLACGLRGEDLADLSDLARALAGTAERLRETEEQGAAFARARAEMTGTCTNAMPLPLAVAESARNLTSPPEQMIALFQHAFASSLVSAGVRFIPLGQAAGQRVLAAQHPLIARLAARAATATTADLAQSAFRAEIASAAHETLDVRIFKT from the coding sequence ATGTCCACGCCTGAACTGGACTTGCTCGGCCTTGTGCAATGGTTGTCCCCGGCCTTTCCGACCGGGGCTTTCGCCTATAGCCATGGGCTGGAGCAGGCGGTTGTGGCGGGCGAGGTCCGGTCCGAGGCGGAGCTGTGCGACTGGCTTTCGGATATCCTGGAACATGGGGCGGGCTGGAACGATGCGGTGCTTCTGGCCTGCGGTCTGCGGGGCGAGGATCTGGCGGATCTGAGCGACCTTGCGCGGGCTCTGGCGGGTACGGCCGAACGGCTTCGGGAAACCGAAGAGCAGGGGGCGGCCTTTGCGCGGGCGCGGGCCGAGATGACCGGAACTTGCACAAATGCGATGCCGCTGCCCCTTGCCGTTGCGGAAAGTGCCCGGAATTTAACGAGTCCGCCCGAGCAGATGATTGCCCTTTTCCAACATGCCTTCGCCTCCAGCCTTGTTTCGGCGGGGGTGCGGTTCATCCCCCTGGGGCAGGCGGCGGGGCAGCGGGTTCTGGCGGCGCAGCATCCGCTCATCGCGCGGCTTGCCGCCCGCGCCGCCACCGCCACGACCGCCGATCTGGCGCAATCCGCCTTTCGCGCCGAGATCGCCTCGGCCGCGCATGAAACGCTTGATGTAAGGATCTTCAAGACATGA
- the ureC gene encoding urease subunit alpha yields MPRLISRATYADMFGPTTGDKVRLADTDLIIEVEKDLTTYGEEVKFGGGKVIRDGMGQSQIPRSGGAMDTVITNALIVDHTGIYKADVGLRDGRIAGIGKAGNPDTQPGVTLIIGPGTEVIAGEGKILTAGGIDTHIHFICPQQIEDALASGITTMLGGGTGPAHGTLATTCTPGPWHISRMLQSFEAFPMNLALAGKGNASLPEGLVEQVKAGACALKLHEDWGTTPAAIDCCLTVAEDMDVQVMIHTDTLNESGFVENTLAAFKGRTIHAFHTEGAGGGHAPDILKVVSSQNVIPSSTNPTRPYTKNTVEEHLDMLMVCHHLDNKVPEDVAFAESRIRKETIAAEDILHDMGAMAVISSDSQAMGRVGEVIIRCWQTADKMRKQRGRLAEETGANDNFRVRRYIAKYTINPAITHGLAEHVGSVEVGKRADLVLWHPAFFGAKPEMVLMGGMIVAAQMGDPNGSIPAQPFYTRPMFGAFGKALSNSAVTFVSAAAEAEGVAGKLGLSKTVLPVKGTRTIGKASMRLNSATPQIEVDPETYEVRADGEILTCEPAETLPLAQRYFLY; encoded by the coding sequence ATGCCGCGCCTGATTTCCCGCGCCACCTATGCCGACATGTTCGGCCCGACGACCGGCGACAAGGTCCGGCTGGCAGATACCGACTTGATCATCGAGGTTGAAAAAGATCTCACAACCTACGGAGAAGAGGTGAAATTCGGCGGCGGCAAGGTGATCCGCGACGGCATGGGGCAATCGCAAATCCCGCGGTCGGGGGGGGCGATGGACACCGTCATCACCAATGCGCTGATCGTCGATCACACGGGCATCTACAAGGCCGATGTCGGTCTGCGCGATGGACGGATCGCGGGGATCGGCAAGGCGGGCAACCCCGACACCCAGCCGGGCGTCACGCTGATCATCGGGCCCGGCACGGAAGTCATTGCAGGCGAAGGCAAAATCCTGACCGCGGGCGGAATCGACACGCATATTCACTTCATCTGCCCGCAGCAGATCGAAGATGCCCTTGCCTCCGGCATCACCACGATGCTGGGCGGCGGCACCGGCCCGGCGCATGGGACGCTGGCCACCACCTGCACGCCGGGGCCCTGGCATATCTCGCGCATGCTGCAAAGTTTCGAGGCCTTCCCGATGAACCTCGCCCTGGCCGGCAAGGGCAATGCAAGCCTGCCCGAAGGCCTGGTCGAGCAGGTCAAGGCGGGGGCTTGTGCCTTGAAATTGCACGAGGATTGGGGCACCACCCCGGCCGCGATCGACTGCTGTCTGACGGTGGCGGAGGACATGGACGTGCAGGTGATGATCCACACCGACACGCTCAATGAATCGGGCTTCGTCGAAAACACGCTCGCGGCCTTCAAGGGGCGCACCATCCATGCCTTCCACACCGAGGGGGCGGGGGGCGGGCACGCGCCCGACATCCTGAAAGTCGTGTCTTCCCAGAATGTTATCCCGTCGTCCACGAACCCGACCCGGCCCTATACGAAGAACACGGTCGAGGAACATCTCGACATGCTGATGGTCTGCCACCACCTTGACAACAAGGTGCCCGAGGACGTGGCCTTTGCCGAAAGCCGCATCCGCAAGGAGACGATCGCGGCCGAGGACATCTTGCACGACATGGGCGCGATGGCGGTGATTTCCTCGGACAGTCAGGCCATGGGGCGGGTCGGCGAAGTCATCATCCGCTGCTGGCAAACCGCTGATAAAATGAGAAAACAGCGCGGGCGGCTGGCCGAGGAGACGGGCGCGAACGACAATTTCCGGGTGCGCCGCTACATCGCGAAATACACGATCAACCCGGCGATCACCCATGGTCTGGCCGAGCATGTCGGCTCGGTCGAGGTGGGCAAGCGCGCCGATCTGGTGCTCTGGCATCCGGCGTTTTTCGGCGCCAAGCCGGAGATGGTGCTGATGGGCGGGATGATCGTGGCGGCGCAGATGGGCGATCCGAACGGCTCGATCCCGGCGCAGCCCTTTTACACCCGGCCGATGTTCGGCGCCTTTGGCAAGGCGCTGTCAAACAGCGCCGTCACCTTTGTTTCGGCGGCCGCCGAGGCGGAGGGCGTGGCCGGGAAACTGGGCCTGTCGAAAACGGTTCTGCCGGTCAAAGGCACGCGGACGATCGGCAAGGCCTCGATGCGGCTCAACAGCGCCACCCCGCAGATCGAGGTGGACCCGGAAACCTACGAGGTGCGGGCGGATGGCGAGATCCTGACCTGCGAGCCCGCGGAAACCCTGCCGCTGGCGCAGCGCTATTTTCTGTACTGA
- a CDS encoding urease subunit beta encodes MIPGEIFPAEGDIELNAGAATITLMVANTGDRPVQVGSHYHFAETNPGLVFDRTAARGYRLDIAAGTAVRFEPGQSREVQLVPLSGARRVFGFNAKVMGEL; translated from the coding sequence ATGATTCCCGGAGAAATTTTCCCCGCCGAGGGGGACATTGAACTGAATGCGGGCGCCGCGACGATCACGCTCATGGTGGCCAATACCGGCGACCGCCCGGTGCAGGTGGGCTCGCATTATCATTTTGCCGAGACGAACCCGGGCCTGGTCTTCGACCGCACCGCCGCCCGGGGCTATCGTCTTGATATCGCAGCCGGAACCGCCGTCCGTTTCGAGCCCGGACAATCGCGCGAAGTGCAGCTTGTGCCGCTTTCCGGTGCCCGCCGTGTCTTCGGCTTCAACGCCAAAGTGATGGGAGAGCTCTGA
- the ilvC gene encoding ketol-acid reductoisomerase, protein MRVFYDRDCDVNLIKDKKVAILGYGSQGHAHALNLRDSGAKNVVVALREGSPSAKKAEGEGLKVMGIAEAAAWCDVIMFTMPDELQAETYKKYVHDNLREGAAIAFAHGLNVHFGLIEPKPGIDVIMMAPKGPGHTVRGEYTKGGGVPCLFAVHNDATGKAQDIALSYCSAIGGGRSGIIETNFRQECETDLFGEQAVLCGGLVELIRMGFETLVEAGYEPEMAYFECLHEVKLIVDLIYEGGIANMNYSISNTAEYGEYVSGPRILPYDETKARMKAVLTDIQTGKFVRDFMQENAVGQPFFKATRRINDEHQIEQVGAKLRAMMPWIAKGKMVDRSRN, encoded by the coding sequence ATGCGCGTGTTTTATGATCGCGACTGCGATGTGAACCTGATCAAGGACAAGAAAGTTGCCATTCTGGGCTACGGCTCGCAGGGCCACGCCCATGCGCTGAACCTGCGCGATTCGGGGGCGAAAAACGTCGTCGTCGCGCTGCGCGAGGGCTCGCCCTCGGCGAAGAAAGCCGAAGGCGAGGGCCTCAAGGTGATGGGGATCGCCGAAGCCGCCGCCTGGTGCGACGTGATCATGTTCACCATGCCCGACGAGCTGCAGGCCGAGACCTACAAGAAATACGTGCATGACAACCTGCGCGAAGGCGCGGCGATCGCCTTTGCCCACGGTCTGAACGTGCATTTCGGCCTGATCGAGCCGAAGCCGGGCATCGACGTGATCATGATGGCGCCGAAAGGCCCGGGCCACACCGTGCGCGGCGAATACACCAAGGGCGGCGGCGTGCCCTGCCTGTTTGCCGTCCACAATGACGCGACCGGCAAGGCGCAGGACATCGCGCTGTCCTACTGCTCGGCCATCGGCGGCGGCCGTTCGGGCATCATCGAGACGAACTTCCGTCAGGAATGCGAAACCGACCTGTTCGGCGAACAAGCCGTGCTCTGCGGCGGTCTGGTCGAGCTGATCCGCATGGGCTTTGAAACCCTGGTCGAAGCCGGTTACGAGCCGGAAATGGCCTATTTCGAATGCCTGCACGAAGTGAAGCTGATCGTGGACCTGATCTACGAAGGCGGCATCGCGAACATGAACTATTCGATCTCGAACACCGCCGAATATGGCGAATATGTTTCGGGCCCCCGCATCCTGCCCTATGACGAGACGAAAGCCCGGATGAAAGCCGTGCTGACCGACATCCAGACCGGCAAATTCGTGCGGGATTTCATGCAGGAAAACGCCGTCGGCCAGCCCTTCTTCAAGGCCACCCGTCGCATCAACGACGAGCATCAGATCGAGCAGGTCGGCGCGAAGCTGCGCGCGATGATGCCCTGGATCGCCAAGGGCAAGATGGTCGATCGCTCGCGCAACTGA
- a CDS encoding Lrp/AsnC family transcriptional regulator, whose product MQVDDIDRRILRQMQAEPGVARADLAERAGVTAASLWRRIERMREAGIIRAEEAVIDWRKLGWEIEVSVRFTLDKTQPGFFDEFLDAARKVPEVIEIQTFLGQVDVRLNVIARDMAHYQEIYRQRILALPHIADTDALMLISTLKDTAELPL is encoded by the coding sequence ATGCAGGTGGACGATATCGACCGGCGGATCTTGCGGCAGATGCAGGCCGAGCCCGGAGTGGCGCGCGCAGATCTGGCGGAACGGGCCGGGGTGACGGCGGCAAGCCTGTGGCGACGGATCGAACGCATGCGCGAGGCGGGCATCATCCGCGCCGAGGAAGCGGTGATCGACTGGCGCAAACTGGGCTGGGAGATCGAGGTCTCGGTCCGCTTCACGCTGGACAAGACCCAGCCCGGGTTTTTCGACGAATTCCTCGACGCCGCGCGCAAGGTGCCGGAAGTCATTGAAATTCAGACTTTTCTGGGGCAGGTCGATGTGCGGCTGAACGTCATCGCCCGCGACATGGCGCATTATCAGGAGATCTACCGCCAACGCATCCTGGCGCTGCCGCATATCGCCGACACCGATGCCTTGATGCTGATTTCGACGCTGAAGGATACGGCGGAGCTGCCGCTGTGA
- a CDS encoding dihydroneopterin aldolase, giving the protein MHSDTSLAFAHPEERALASAPADPRDRISLRDHVVLADIGAFQQERGHGQRLNFNVVVEVTPETGPLEDDVDRILSYDRITEAIAAELAAERLNLLETLAERVAERILAQPRAMRVFVRIEKLDRGPGALGVEIVRARASVPVKALDDEATLHPVVAFLSNDVIAAPDLAARLDRLAASGAPVILAVGMPAVPPPETGHRPTQRRIDLLAIEQNAWVLAARDPRCVVVATRTEIDWAMRRGQMLVWAPSKIVLDAVDGPKGAVRDTGTLILWLAEQMAATRLELHGDVSAPAGSRVPVVAIDR; this is encoded by the coding sequence ATGCACTCCGACACGTCTCTTGCCTTCGCCCATCCCGAAGAGCGCGCGCTGGCCTCGGCGCCCGCCGATCCGCGCGACCGGATCAGCCTGCGCGACCATGTCGTGCTGGCCGATATCGGCGCCTTTCAGCAGGAACGCGGCCATGGCCAGCGGCTGAATTTCAATGTCGTGGTCGAGGTGACGCCGGAAACCGGCCCGCTTGAAGACGATGTGGACCGCATCCTGTCTTATGACCGCATCACCGAGGCGATTGCCGCGGAATTGGCGGCGGAACGGCTCAACCTGCTGGAAACGCTGGCGGAACGGGTGGCAGAGCGGATCCTGGCGCAGCCCCGCGCGATGCGGGTTTTCGTGCGGATCGAGAAGCTGGACCGCGGCCCCGGGGCGCTTGGGGTGGAAATCGTGCGCGCGCGGGCCTCGGTGCCGGTGAAGGCGCTTGATGACGAGGCGACGCTGCATCCGGTCGTGGCCTTCCTCTCGAATGACGTCATCGCGGCGCCGGATCTGGCGGCGCGGCTTGACCGGCTGGCGGCCTCGGGGGCGCCGGTGATTCTGGCGGTGGGCATGCCCGCCGTGCCCCCGCCCGAGACCGGGCACCGGCCGACGCAGCGGCGCATCGATCTGCTCGCGATCGAGCAGAACGCCTGGGTGCTGGCGGCGCGCGATCCGCGCTGCGTGGTGGTGGCGACCCGAACCGAGATCGACTGGGCGATGCGGCGCGGCCAGATGCTGGTCTGGGCGCCCTCGAAGATCGTTCTGGATGCCGTCGATGGCCCCAAGGGCGCCGTGCGCGACACCGGCACGCTGATCCTGTGGCTGGCCGAACAGATGGCGGCGACCCGGCTCGAGCTTCACGGGGATGTTTCAGCCCCGGCGGGAAGTCGCGTGCCGGTTGTTGCGATCGACCGTTAA
- a CDS encoding urease accessory protein UreE: MSLMHRASRVLPAGGWSGAADHIALDYEARFLRRKRLVAASGAEFLVDLPEVTNLRGGEAFALEDGRLIEVRCGLEPVLVVTGDLTRLAWHVGNRHTPCQIEPDRLLIRDDHVLETMLRGLGARVERRMEPFRPESGAYGSGRTMGHDHGPFHVHA; the protein is encoded by the coding sequence ATGTCGCTGATGCACCGGGCAAGCCGCGTTCTGCCTGCGGGCGGCTGGAGCGGGGCCGCCGATCACATCGCGCTGGATTACGAGGCGCGGTTTTTGCGGCGCAAGCGTCTGGTCGCGGCCTCGGGTGCCGAATTTCTGGTCGATCTGCCCGAGGTGACGAACCTGCGCGGCGGCGAGGCTTTCGCGCTGGAGGACGGGCGGCTGATCGAGGTGCGCTGCGGGCTGGAACCGGTGCTGGTCGTGACCGGCGATCTGACCCGGCTGGCCTGGCATGTCGGCAACCGCCACACGCCCTGCCAGATCGAGCCCGACCGGCTTTTGATCCGCGACGATCATGTGCTGGAAACGATGCTGCGCGGGCTTGGGGCGCGGGTCGAGCGGCGGATGGAACCGTTCCGCCCCGAAAGCGGCGCCTATGGCAGCGGCCGCACGATGGGGCATGACCACGGCCCCTTCCATGTCCACGCCTGA
- a CDS encoding Lrp/AsnC family transcriptional regulator, which translates to MIALDDIDRAFLRALSEDATLGAGELGRRFGLSQPAAWRRVKRLEEGGVIAGRRLVLDRQALGFGVTVFLGIKLATKGRISFEDFERAVQAIPEVQVVQHVLGRFDYRLRVGARDIADFERVLRRRIMTLPGVGQIEANVMLSEERRPGPLG; encoded by the coding sequence GTGATCGCGCTCGATGACATTGACCGGGCGTTTTTGCGGGCGCTTTCCGAGGATGCGACGCTGGGCGCGGGCGAGCTTGGCCGCCGCTTCGGGCTGTCGCAGCCTGCGGCCTGGCGGCGGGTGAAGCGGCTCGAGGAGGGGGGGGTGATCGCCGGGCGGCGGCTGGTGCTGGACCGCCAGGCGCTCGGTTTTGGCGTCACCGTGTTTCTGGGCATCAAGCTGGCCACCAAGGGGCGGATTTCCTTCGAGGATTTCGAGCGCGCCGTGCAGGCGATCCCTGAGGTGCAGGTGGTGCAGCATGTTCTTGGCCGCTTCGATTACCGGCTGCGGGTCGGCGCGCGCGACATTGCCGATTTCGAACGCGTGCTGCGCCGCCGCATCATGACCCTGCCCGGGGTCGGGCAGATCGAAGCCAATGTGATGCTGTCCGAGGAACGCCGTCCGGGGCCGCTGGGCTGA